In Streptococcus oralis, a single window of DNA contains:
- a CDS encoding dihydrofolate reductase, whose protein sequence is MTKKIIAIWAQDEKGVIGKEDRLPWHLPAELQHFKETTLNHAILMGRVTFDGMGRRLLPKRQTLILTRNSEEVIDGALVFQDVESVLAWYQSQEKNLYILGGKQIFQAFEPYLDEIIVTQIHAQVEGDTYFPEEFDLSRFETVASKSYTRDEKNDYDFTIEYRDRKEV, encoded by the coding sequence ATGACAAAGAAAATCATAGCCATTTGGGCCCAAGATGAAAAAGGTGTGATTGGGAAGGAAGATCGTCTCCCTTGGCATTTGCCAGCAGAGTTGCAACATTTTAAGGAAACAACTTTAAATCATGCTATACTGATGGGGCGAGTGACCTTTGATGGCATGGGACGTCGTCTGCTTCCAAAACGGCAAACCCTGATTTTAACGCGCAATAGCGAAGAAGTCATAGATGGGGCGCTCGTATTTCAAGATGTGGAGTCTGTTTTAGCGTGGTATCAGAGTCAGGAAAAAAATCTCTATATCCTTGGCGGAAAACAGATTTTTCAGGCTTTTGAGCCCTATTTAGATGAAATCATCGTGACACAGATTCATGCTCAGGTGGAGGGAGATACCTATTTCCCTGAGGAGTTTGACTTGTCTCGTTTTGAGACAGTAGCAAGCAAATCTTACACCCGAGATGAGAAAAACGACTATGATTTTACTATCGAATACCGAGATAGAAAGGAAGTCTAA
- the cmk gene encoding (d)CMP kinase, which yields MKTIQIAIDGPASSGKSTVAKIVAKDFGYTYLDTGAMYRAATYIALKHQLDAGNVDQLLELLNQHPISFGRSETGEQLVFVGDVDITHPIRENEVTNKVSSIAAIPEVREKLVSLQQEIAQQGGIVMDGRDIGTVVLPQAELKIFLVASVEERAERRYKENIVKGIETDLETLKEEIAARDYKDSHRETSPLKQAEDAVYLDTTGLSIQEVVEKIESEAKKYLS from the coding sequence ATGAAGACAATTCAAATTGCTATCGATGGTCCGGCTTCGAGTGGTAAGAGTACGGTCGCAAAGATTGTCGCTAAGGATTTTGGTTACACTTATCTCGATACGGGTGCTATGTACCGTGCTGCGACTTATATAGCGCTCAAACACCAGTTGGATGCAGGAAATGTAGATCAACTTCTCGAGCTTCTTAACCAACACCCCATTAGTTTTGGTCGTTCAGAAACTGGTGAGCAACTTGTTTTTGTAGGGGATGTTGATATTACGCATCCGATTCGTGAAAATGAAGTGACCAACAAGGTTTCAAGCATTGCTGCCATTCCTGAAGTGCGTGAGAAACTGGTTTCGCTCCAGCAAGAGATTGCTCAGCAAGGTGGTATCGTCATGGATGGGCGTGATATCGGGACAGTTGTTTTACCACAAGCTGAACTCAAGATTTTCTTAGTGGCTTCTGTTGAAGAAAGAGCAGAGCGTCGTTACAAGGAAAATATTGTTAAAGGGATTGAAACAGACCTTGAAACGTTGAAAGAAGAGATTGCGGCGCGTGACTACAAGGATAGTCATCGTGAAACCTCACCTCTCAAACAGGCTGAGGATGCAGTTTACCTTGACACAACTGGACTAAGTATCCAAGAAGTGGTCGAAAAAATCGAATCAGAAGCAAAAAAATATTTGTCCTAG
- a CDS encoding SAG1386/EF1546 family surface-associated protein, translated as MEKEPWQEDIYENNEEETRSERRHRKQKGKGVVANRVLTVLASLFFVIVVAMVVVLIYLSTGGSNRTSSLKDFYDASSPSTSSSSKVEASSSSSSKVEETSSSESTPSESSSEEHTEGEGTLTVQPGEGEAALAQRAGISIAQLEALNPSHMSSGSWFANPGDVIKTR; from the coding sequence ATGGAAAAAGAACCGTGGCAAGAAGATATTTACGAAAACAATGAGGAAGAGACAAGATCAGAGCGTCGACACCGGAAACAAAAAGGGAAGGGCGTTGTTGCGAATCGTGTCTTGACGGTTCTAGCTAGCCTCTTCTTTGTAATCGTTGTAGCGATGGTAGTTGTATTGATTTACCTATCAACCGGAGGAAGCAATCGTACTTCATCTTTGAAGGACTTCTATGATGCATCGTCTCCTTCTACAAGTTCAAGTTCTAAAGTGGAAGCATCATCATCTTCAAGTAGCAAGGTAGAGGAAACATCTTCTTCTGAATCAACACCTTCAGAGAGCAGTTCGGAAGAACATACAGAGGGTGAAGGAACACTTACAGTACAGCCGGGAGAGGGAGAAGCAGCTCTTGCTCAACGTGCAGGGATTTCCATTGCCCAGCTAGAGGCTCTAAATCCTTCTCATATGTCATCTGGATCTTGGTTTGCCAACCCAGGTGATGTGATTAAGACAAGATAG
- a CDS encoding ferredoxin: MKVTLIPERCIACGLCQTYSELFDYHDNGIVRFYDDPVELQREIAETSDVLEAIKNCPTRALLKDPS, encoded by the coding sequence ATGAAAGTCACACTTATACCCGAACGGTGCATTGCCTGCGGGCTTTGCCAAACCTATTCTGAACTCTTTGATTACCATGATAATGGAATCGTTCGATTTTACGATGATCCAGTTGAATTGCAAAGAGAAATCGCTGAGACCAGCGATGTTCTGGAGGCCATCAAAAATTGTCCTACAAGAGCACTTCTAAAAGATCCATCGTAG
- a CDS encoding glycosyltransferase family 2 protein codes for MMISIIVPCLNEEEILPLFYQSVEVLLPDLGVEVEYVFVDDGSNDGTLELLKAYREQNPAVHYVSFSRNFGKEAALYAGLQHATGDLVVVMDADLQDPPSMLLEMKALLDQNADIDCVGTRRTSREGEPFFRSFCADLFYRLMQKISPVALPSGVRDFRMMRRSVVDAILTLTESNRFSKGLFAWVGFKTHYLDYPNVERQAGKTSWSFRQLFFYSIEGILNFSDFPLSIAFVAGLLSCFLSFVMTVFVVFRTLILGNPTSGWTSLMAVILFLGGIQLLTIGILGKYISKIYLETKKRPLYLVKEKSDLSIIEGKNNQKRL; via the coding sequence ATGATGATTTCAATCATTGTCCCATGTCTAAACGAAGAGGAAATACTTCCTCTTTTTTATCAGTCTGTTGAAGTGCTGCTTCCTGACTTGGGAGTAGAAGTCGAATATGTCTTTGTAGACGATGGCTCAAACGATGGGACCTTAGAGCTTTTGAAGGCCTATCGGGAGCAAAATCCTGCGGTCCATTATGTCTCATTCTCACGAAATTTTGGGAAAGAGGCAGCCTTATACGCAGGCTTGCAGCATGCAACTGGAGACTTGGTGGTCGTGATGGATGCAGACCTTCAGGATCCTCCTAGTATGCTACTTGAGATGAAAGCCTTACTAGACCAAAATGCAGACATAGACTGTGTTGGGACACGGAGAACTAGTCGGGAGGGAGAACCCTTTTTCCGCAGTTTCTGTGCGGACCTCTTTTACCGCCTCATGCAAAAAATTAGCCCAGTGGCTCTACCCTCAGGTGTCCGTGATTTTCGCATGATGAGAAGGTCTGTGGTAGATGCTATTTTAACACTGACCGAATCCAATCGTTTTTCTAAAGGACTCTTTGCCTGGGTGGGTTTTAAAACGCACTATCTTGATTATCCAAACGTTGAACGACAGGCTGGCAAGACCAGTTGGAGTTTTAGACAACTCTTTTTCTACTCGATTGAAGGAATTCTCAATTTTTCAGATTTTCCCTTGAGTATAGCCTTTGTAGCGGGACTTCTATCTTGTTTTCTTTCTTTTGTGATGACAGTTTTTGTAGTGTTTCGGACTCTTATCTTGGGAAATCCGACATCTGGTTGGACCTCTTTGATGGCTGTCATTCTTTTTCTTGGAGGGATTCAACTTCTGACTATTGGGATTCTCGGTAAGTATATCAGTAAGATTTATCTAGAGACCAAAAAAAGACCACTCTATCTCGTCAAAGAAAAAAGTGACCTTTCTATTATTGAAGGAAAAAATAACCAAAAAAGACTATAA
- the galE gene encoding UDP-glucose 4-epimerase GalE, with the protein MQEKILVTGGAGFIGTHTVIELIQAGHQVVVVDNLVNSNRKSLEVVERITGVEIPFYEADIRDTDTLRDIFKQEEPTGVIHFAGLKAVGESTRIPLTYYDNNIAGTVSLLKAMEENNCKNIIFSSSATVYGDPHTVPILEDFPLSVTNPYGRTKLMLEEILTDIYKADSEWNVVLLRYFNPIGAHESGDLGENPNGIPNNLLPYVSQVAVGKLEQVQVFGDDYDTEDGTGVRDYIHVVDLAKGHVAALKKIQKGSGLNIYNLGTGKGYSVLEIIQNMEKAVGRPIPYRIVERRPGDIAACYSDPAKAKAELGWEAELDITQMCEDAWRWQSKHPNGFEY; encoded by the coding sequence ATGCAAGAAAAGATTTTGGTAACTGGTGGTGCTGGATTTATCGGAACCCACACTGTTATTGAGTTGATCCAAGCAGGTCATCAAGTGGTTGTGGTGGATAATCTTGTCAATAGCAATCGTAAAAGTTTAGAAGTTGTTGAAAGAATCACAGGAGTTGAGATTCCTTTTTATGAGGCAGATATCCGTGACACGGATACTCTCAGAGATATTTTCAAGCAGGAAGAACCGACTGGTGTGATTCACTTTGCTGGGTTGAAGGCTGTTGGCGAATCAACACGTATCCCTCTTACCTACTATGACAACAATATCGCTGGAACTGTCAGCCTTTTAAAAGCCATGGAAGAGAACAACTGTAAGAACATCATCTTCAGTTCTTCTGCGACAGTTTACGGAGATCCTCATACAGTTCCAATCCTAGAAGATTTCCCACTTTCAGTGACCAATCCATACGGTCGCACCAAGCTCATGCTAGAGGAAATTTTGACCGATATCTACAAGGCTGACTCAGAATGGAATGTGGTCTTGCTTCGTTACTTTAATCCAATCGGAGCGCATGAAAGTGGAGACTTGGGAGAAAATCCTAACGGAATTCCAAACAATCTCTTGCCTTATGTTTCGCAAGTAGCAGTGGGCAAACTAGAACAAGTACAAGTGTTTGGAGATGATTACGATACAGAAGATGGAACCGGGGTTCGTGACTATATCCATGTTGTCGATTTAGCTAAAGGTCACGTTGCAGCTTTGAAAAAAATCCAAAAAGGTTCAGGTCTAAACATTTATAACCTTGGAACTGGTAAAGGTTACTCCGTTCTTGAAATTATCCAAAATATGGAAAAAGCAGTGGGACGTCCTATTCCTTACCGCATCGTAGAACGCCGCCCAGGTGATATAGCTGCCTGCTACTCAGACCCAGCAAAAGCCAAAGCAGAGCTCGGATGGGAAGCAGAACTCGACATCACCCAAATGTGTGAAGACGCATGGCGTTGGCAAAGCAAGCATCCAAATGGATTTGAATACTAA
- a CDS encoding NAD(P)/FAD-dependent oxidoreductase yields the protein MKKVAIIGAGIVGATAAYYLSKESDLEVTVFDHGKGQATKAAAGIISPWFSKRRNKAWYKMARLGADFYVDLLADIEKSGQEIDFYQRSGVFLLKKDESKLEELYELALQRREESPLIGQLAILDQASANELFPGLQGFDSLLYASGGARVDGHLLVTRLLEASQVKLVKEKVSLTPLATGYQIGEEVFDQLILATGAWLGDILEPLGYEVDVRPQKGQLRDYQLAQDMESYPVVMPEGEWDLIPFAGGKLSLGATHENDMGFDLTVDETLLQQMEDAALPHYPALAEAKSSGDRVGIRAYTSDFSPFFGQVPGLAGVYAASGLGSSGLTTGPIIGYHLAQLVQDKELTLDPVNYPIANYVKRVKSE from the coding sequence ATGAAAAAAGTTGCCATTATTGGAGCAGGGATTGTAGGGGCAACTGCTGCCTACTACCTCTCTAAAGAAAGTGATTTAGAGGTGACCGTTTTTGACCATGGAAAGGGGCAAGCAACCAAGGCTGCAGCGGGAATTATCAGTCCTTGGTTTTCCAAACGTCGCAATAAAGCCTGGTATAAGATGGCGCGCTTGGGGGCTGACTTTTATGTGGATTTGTTGGCTGATATAGAAAAGTCTGGTCAGGAAATTGATTTTTACCAGCGTTCGGGAGTTTTTCTCTTGAAAAAGGATGAATCCAAGTTAGAAGAACTCTATGAACTAGCACTCCAGCGTAGGGAAGAATCTCCCTTGATAGGTCAATTAGCCATTTTAGACCAAGCATCTGCAAATGAATTATTCCCTGGTTTGCAGGGATTTGACAGCCTGCTCTATGCTTCTGGTGGGGCACGGGTGGATGGTCACCTATTAGTGACTCGTTTGCTAGAAGCCAGTCAAGTCAAGCTGGTCAAAGAAAAAGTGAGTCTGACACCTTTAGCAACTGGCTATCAGATTGGCGAAGAGGTGTTTGATCAGCTTATTCTAGCGACGGGAGCTTGGTTGGGGGACATTTTGGAACCTTTAGGATATGAGGTAGATGTTCGTCCCCAAAAGGGGCAACTCCGAGATTATCAGCTTGCCCAAGACATGGAATCATACCCTGTTGTCATGCCAGAAGGGGAGTGGGATTTGATCCCTTTTGCAGGTGGGAAATTGTCCTTGGGCGCTACCCACGAAAATGATATGGGATTTGACTTGACGGTAGATGAAACCTTGCTCCAACAAATGGAGGATGCGGCCTTGCCTCACTATCCAGCCTTGGCAGAAGCGAAATCATCGGGTGATCGTGTGGGAATTCGTGCCTACACCAGTGATTTCTCCCCTTTCTTTGGGCAGGTACCAGGATTGGCAGGTGTCTATGCGGCTAGTGGACTAGGTTCATCAGGTCTCACAACGGGTCCTATCATCGGTTACCATCTAGCCCAGCTGGTCCAAGACAAGGAGTTGACCTTGGACCCAGTAAACTACCCAATCGCAAACTATGTCAAACGAGTAAAAAGCGAATAA
- a CDS encoding Nif3-like dinuclear metal center hexameric protein, producing the protein MLASEVIKRYETFCPQEFSMEGDSRGLQIGTLDKDIQRVMVALDIREETVAEAIEKGVDLIIVKHAPIFRPIKDLVANRPQNQIYIDLIKHDIAVYVSHTNIDIVDNGLNDWFCQMLGIEETTYLQETGSERGIGRIGNIQPQTFGELAQHVKQVFGLDSLRMVHYQESDLQKPISRVAICGGSGQSFYKDALAKGADVYITGDIYYHTAQDMLSDGLLALDPGHYIEVLFVEKIAALLTQWKEEKGWTIDIVPSQASTNPFHHI; encoded by the coding sequence ATGCTAGCAAGTGAAGTCATTAAACGCTATGAAACCTTTTGCCCTCAGGAATTTTCCATGGAGGGAGACAGTCGTGGCCTGCAAATCGGTACTCTAGACAAGGATATCCAAAGGGTCATGGTTGCCCTCGATATTCGAGAAGAGACGGTGGCAGAGGCCATTGAAAAGGGTGTGGATTTGATTATCGTTAAGCACGCGCCTATCTTTCGTCCCATCAAGGACTTGGTAGCCAACCGTCCGCAAAATCAGATTTACATCGACCTGATCAAGCATGACATCGCAGTTTATGTCAGCCATACCAATATTGACATTGTTGATAACGGGTTAAATGACTGGTTCTGCCAGATGCTAGGCATTGAGGAGACGACTTATCTGCAGGAAACTGGCTCAGAACGTGGGATTGGACGGATTGGGAATATTCAGCCTCAGACATTTGGGGAATTGGCCCAGCATGTCAAACAAGTCTTTGGCCTAGATAGTCTTCGAATGGTGCATTATCAAGAGAGTGATTTGCAGAAGCCCATTTCAAGAGTGGCCATCTGTGGTGGCAGCGGGCAATCTTTTTATAAGGATGCTTTAGCAAAGGGAGCAGATGTCTATATAACTGGTGATATCTACTACCATACAGCACAGGATATGCTGTCTGATGGTTTGCTGGCATTGGACCCGGGCCACTATATCGAAGTGCTTTTTGTGGAAAAAATTGCTGCACTCCTTACTCAATGGAAGGAAGAAAAGGGTTGGACTATTGATATTGTACCTAGTCAAGCATCGACCAATCCTTTCCACCATATCTAG
- a CDS encoding tRNA (adenine(22)-N(1))-methyltransferase encodes MISKRLELVASFVPQGAILLDVGSDHAYLPIDLVERGQIKSAIAGEVVEGPYQSAVKNVEAHGLKEKIQVRLANGLAAFEEADQVSIITIAGMGGRLIATILQEGLDKLANVERLILQPNNREDDLRIWLQDNGFQIVAESILEEAGKFYEILVVEAGQMKLSASDVRFGPFLSKETNPVFVQKWQKEAAKLEFALDQIPEKNMEERQVLVDKIQAIKEVLHASK; translated from the coding sequence ATGATTTCAAAGAGATTAGAATTGGTAGCGTCCTTTGTGCCACAAGGTGCCATTTTACTAGATGTAGGGAGTGACCATGCTTATCTGCCGATTGACTTGGTTGAGAGAGGCCAAATCAAAAGCGCCATTGCAGGGGAAGTGGTGGAAGGTCCTTACCAGTCTGCGGTTAAAAATGTTGAGGCTCACGGTCTAAAGGAGAAAATCCAAGTCCGTTTAGCCAATGGCTTAGCGGCATTTGAAGAGGCTGACCAAGTTTCTATTATCACCATTGCTGGTATGGGTGGCCGTTTGATTGCGACCATATTGCAAGAAGGCTTGGACAAGCTGGCTAATGTAGAGCGTTTAATCCTCCAACCCAATAATCGTGAAGACGACTTGCGCATTTGGTTGCAAGACAATGGTTTTCAGATTGTGGCAGAAAGCATCCTAGAAGAAGCAGGCAAGTTTTATGAAATTCTAGTTGTAGAAGCGGGACAAATGAAGCTATCAGCCAGTGATGTTCGCTTTGGTCCCTTCTTGTCCAAAGAAACCAACCCAGTCTTCGTTCAAAAGTGGCAAAAAGAAGCAGCTAAGTTAGAGTTTGCCCTTGATCAAATTCCAGAAAAAAATATGGAAGAACGTCAAGTTTTAGTAGATAAAATTCAAGCCATCAAGGAGGTACTCCATGCTAGCAAGTGA
- a CDS encoding cation-translocating P-type ATPase: MDKKKIMGLTQREVKERQAQGLVNDFTASASTSTWQIFKRNVFTLFNALNFVIALALAFVQAWSNLVFFAVICFNAFSGIVTELRAKHMVDKLNLMTKEKVKTIRDGQEVALDPEELVLGDVIRLSAGEQIPSDALVLEGFAEVNEAMLTGESDLVQKEVDALLLSGSFLASGAVLAQVHHVGADNYASKLMLEAKTVKPINSRIMKSLDKLAGFTGKIIIPFGLALLLEALILKGLPLKSSVVNSSTALLGMLPKGIALLTITSLLTAVIKLGLKKVLVQEMYSVETLARVDMLCLDKTGTITQGKMQVEAVLPLTETYGDEAIARILTSYIAHSEDKNPTAQAIRQRFQGQVAYPAISNLPFSSDRKWGAMELEGLGTVFLGAPEMLLDSEVPEAREALERGSRVLVLALSQEKLDYHKPQKPSDIQALALLEILDPIREGAAETLDYLRSQEVGLKIISGDNPVTVSSIAQKAGFADYHSYVDCSKITDEELVAMAEETAIFGRVSPHQKKLIIQTLKKAGHTTAMTGDGVNDILALREADCSIVMAEGDPATRQIANLVLLNSDFNDVPEILFEGRRVVNNIAHIAPIFLIKTIYSFLLAVICIASALLGRSEWILIFPFIPIQITMIDQFVEGFPPFVLTFERNIKPVEPNFLRRSMLRALPSALMVVFSVLFVKILGSSQGWSELEISTLLYYLLGSIGFLSVFRACMPFTLWRVLLIVWSVGGFLATALFPRIQKLLEISTLTGQTLPVYGAMMLVFTVLFILTSRYQARK, translated from the coding sequence ATGGATAAAAAAAAGATTATGGGATTAACCCAAAGAGAAGTCAAGGAAAGACAGGCTCAAGGTTTGGTCAATGACTTTACCGCGTCGGCCAGTACCAGTACTTGGCAAATCTTCAAACGAAATGTTTTTACACTTTTTAACGCATTAAACTTTGTTATTGCCCTAGCGCTGGCCTTTGTGCAGGCTTGGAGCAATCTGGTCTTCTTTGCCGTTATCTGCTTTAACGCTTTTTCTGGGATTGTGACTGAGCTACGGGCCAAACATATGGTGGACAAGCTCAATCTCATGACCAAGGAAAAGGTCAAAACCATCCGTGATGGTCAAGAAGTTGCTCTCGATCCAGAAGAGTTGGTTCTAGGAGATGTCATTCGTCTGTCTGCTGGAGAGCAAATCCCTAGTGATGCTCTGGTTCTGGAAGGATTTGCGGAAGTCAATGAAGCCATGTTGACGGGTGAGAGTGATTTGGTGCAAAAAGAAGTGGATGCCTTGCTTTTATCAGGGAGTTTCCTAGCCAGTGGCGCAGTTTTGGCTCAAGTTCACCATGTCGGGGCAGACAACTATGCTTCCAAACTCATGCTGGAAGCTAAGACTGTGAAACCGATCAATTCCCGTATCATGAAATCGCTGGACAAGCTAGCTGGTTTTACTGGGAAGATTATCATTCCCTTTGGTCTAGCTCTCTTGTTAGAAGCCTTGATTTTAAAAGGCTTACCCCTCAAGTCATCTGTTGTAAATTCGTCAACAGCCCTTTTGGGTATGTTGCCCAAGGGAATCGCCCTTTTGACCATAACTTCGCTCTTGACTGCGGTGATCAAGCTGGGCTTGAAAAAGGTCTTGGTGCAGGAGATGTACTCTGTCGAAACCTTGGCGCGCGTGGATATGCTCTGTCTGGACAAGACAGGCACCATCACCCAAGGAAAGATGCAGGTGGAGGCTGTTCTTCCTCTGACGGAAACTTATGGTGATGAGGCTATTGCCAGAATTTTGACTAGCTATATCGCTCATAGTGAGGATAAAAATCCAACAGCTCAAGCCATTCGCCAGCGTTTCCAAGGACAGGTTGCCTATCCTGCGATCTCGAATCTTCCTTTCTCAAGCGACCGCAAGTGGGGAGCTATGGAATTGGAAGGCTTGGGGACAGTTTTCTTAGGTGCACCTGAGATGTTGCTGGACTCTGAAGTTCCAGAAGCCAGAGAGGCCTTGGAGAGAGGGTCACGTGTCTTGGTCTTAGCCCTCAGTCAGGAAAAACTAGACTATCACAAACCACAGAAACCGTCTGACATTCAAGCCCTGGCCTTGCTGGAAATCTTGGACCCCATTCGAGAAGGAGCAGCTGAGACACTAGACTATCTCCGTTCCCAGGAAGTGGGTCTCAAGATTATCTCTGGTGACAATCCGGTCACTGTATCCAGCATTGCCCAGAAAGCTGGTTTTGCCGACTATCACAGCTATGTAGACTGTTCAAAAATAACGGATGAGGAATTGGTTGCTATGGCTGAAGAGACAGCAATTTTTGGTCGTGTTTCCCCTCATCAAAAGAAACTCATCATCCAAACCCTGAAAAAAGCAGGGCATACAACGGCTATGACAGGGGATGGTGTCAATGATATCCTAGCTCTCCGCGAAGCAGATTGTTCTATCGTTATGGCTGAAGGAGATCCTGCGACTCGTCAGATTGCTAATCTGGTTCTCTTGAACTCTGACTTTAATGATGTTCCTGAGATTCTCTTTGAAGGTCGTCGTGTGGTCAATAACATTGCCCATATTGCACCGATTTTCTTGATAAAGACAATCTATTCCTTCTTGCTCGCTGTCATCTGTATCGCCAGTGCTCTTCTAGGACGGTCTGAGTGGATTTTGATTTTCCCCTTCATTCCAATCCAGATTACCATGATCGACCAATTCGTGGAAGGTTTCCCACCATTCGTTCTGACTTTTGAGCGAAATATCAAACCTGTTGAACCAAATTTCCTCAGAAGATCCATGCTTCGTGCCCTACCAAGTGCTCTCATGGTCGTCTTCAGCGTTCTCTTTGTCAAAATACTTGGAAGTAGTCAAGGTTGGTCAGAGTTAGAAATCTCAACCCTACTTTATTATCTCCTTGGGTCTATCGGTTTCTTATCCGTATTTAGAGCCTGCATGCCATTTACCCTCTGGCGTGTCCTCTTGATTGTTTGGTCAGTAGGAGGCTTCCTAGCCACAGCTCTCTTCCCAAGAATCCAGAAACTGCTTGAAATTTCGACCTTAACTGGACAAACGTTACCTGTTTATGGGGCCATGATGCTGGTATTTACGGTGCTTTTCATTCTAACCAGTCGTTACCAAGCTAGAAAATAA
- a CDS encoding lysophospholipid acyltransferase family protein, producing MFYTYLRGLVMLILWSINGNAHYHNTDKIPSRDENYILVAPHRTWWDPVYMAFATKPKQFIFMAKKELFNNRIFGWWIRMCGAFPIDRENPSASAIKFPINVLKKSDRSLIMFPSGSRHSNDVKGGVALIAKMAKVRIMPVTYTGPMTLKGLVSRERVDMNFGNPIDISDIKKMNDEGIEMVADRIQAEFQRLDEETKQWHNDKKPNPLWWFVRIPALILAVIVGILTIIFTFIASFIWNPDKKREALG from the coding sequence ATGTTTTATACTTATTTACGTGGACTAGTCATGCTGATCTTGTGGTCCATCAATGGCAATGCCCACTATCACAATACTGATAAAATCCCTAGCCGGGACGAAAACTATATCCTCGTCGCACCTCACCGTACCTGGTGGGATCCTGTTTACATGGCCTTTGCGACCAAGCCAAAACAGTTCATCTTTATGGCCAAAAAAGAGCTGTTTAACAACCGTATCTTTGGCTGGTGGATCCGTATGTGTGGTGCTTTCCCTATCGACCGGGAAAATCCTAGCGCTTCTGCCATCAAGTTCCCTATCAATGTCCTCAAAAAAAGCGATCGCTCTCTCATCATGTTCCCAAGTGGGAGCCGTCATTCAAACGATGTCAAGGGTGGAGTTGCCTTGATTGCTAAAATGGCCAAGGTCCGTATCATGCCGGTTACCTACACAGGTCCTATGACCTTGAAGGGATTGGTCAGCCGTGAACGTGTCGATATGAACTTTGGAAATCCAATCGATATCTCAGATATCAAGAAAATGAATGATGAAGGAATCGAAATGGTTGCAGACCGCATCCAAGCTGAATTCCAACGTTTAGACGAAGAAACCAAGCAATGGCACAATGATAAAAAACCAAACCCACTCTGGTGGTTTGTCCGCATCCCAGCCCTCATCCTTGCTGTGATTGTTGGTATCCTAACGATTATCTTTACCTTCATTGCAAGCTTTATCTGGAATCCAGATAAGAAGAGAGAGGCTCTTGGTTAA
- a CDS encoding alpha/beta hydrolase-fold protein, translating into MTLSINNEFDWEGIQVKISLPSTYDPNQTYPVILLNDGNLDFLSSLSESVILVGLTSKNRLNDYTPWKASALRYGAPNFGGQANAYHGHLFGGLLDKLRSLYRLDEDRLAYGGYSLGGLAAVYSLFSFDKVSCIFSICGSFWYPDFTTYCKDERVKNLDCLLYLQNGQTEGVHHTNRLAQAPAYAEQIHTSLQKRYPTGQFVFDPYGHHEQVAERFLAFSNWLAQKWKIE; encoded by the coding sequence ATGACTTTATCAATAAATAATGAGTTTGATTGGGAAGGGATCCAAGTCAAGATCAGTCTTCCTTCGACCTATGATCCCAATCAAACCTATCCAGTTATTCTCTTGAATGATGGAAACTTGGATTTCCTATCTTCCCTTTCAGAATCTGTGATTTTAGTGGGCTTGACCTCTAAAAATCGCCTAAACGACTACACTCCCTGGAAGGCATCTGCTCTGAGATATGGAGCTCCAAATTTTGGCGGTCAGGCAAATGCCTATCATGGTCATTTATTTGGAGGTCTTTTAGATAAGTTGCGGTCTCTTTATCGCCTGGACGAAGATCGCCTTGCCTATGGAGGATACTCATTAGGTGGACTGGCGGCAGTCTACAGTCTATTCAGCTTTGACAAGGTCTCCTGTATCTTCTCTATCTGCGGTTCCTTTTGGTATCCTGATTTTACGACTTATTGCAAGGATGAAAGGGTGAAAAATTTAGATTGTTTACTGTATTTACAGAATGGTCAAACAGAAGGAGTTCATCATACCAATCGTCTGGCTCAGGCACCAGCCTATGCTGAGCAGATCCATACCAGTCTTCAGAAACGTTATCCGACTGGTCAGTTTGTCTTTGATCCTTATGGGCATCATGAGCAAGTGGCTGAGCGCTTTCTAGCCTTTTCCAACTGGTTGGCCCAAAAGTGGAAAATCGAATAA